DNA from Daucus carota subsp. sativus chromosome 1, DH1 v3.0, whole genome shotgun sequence:
TACAGTCACCACCGCCACCACACAAAAACCGGTTCTCTTGAACAAGACGAACTAGACATCCCTCTGCTCAAGTCCCAAGTTCCATCAATTCACAAGCACTTGACCACACATCCTGTACCAAGATTCTTGGTCATCACTCTGGTTTTAATCTTCGGTGTGCCTCTATACTTGCTTGTAAACTTCCGTGGTCGTGCTTATAATCAATTCGCCTCTCATTTCTATCCGTTTAGTCCAATGTACTCACCTAACCAACGCGCTCAAATCTTACTTTCTGACACTGCATTACTCGCCATGCTCTATGGACTATACACACTCGTTTCACTAAAAGGATTTGCTTGGATTGCTCTTGTTTACGGAGGACCACACCTGGTTCATACTGGCATGCTTTTCGTCGTGGCCTTACTCCACCACACTCACCCTCTAGTACCTTACTATGATTCCACAGAGTGGGATTGGCTAAGGGGATCATTGTCTACCATTGATCGAAACTATGGAATCCTTGACACAATCTATTATCAAGCAACCAATACTCATGTAGCACATCATCTCTTCACATCAATCCCACATTACCATGCAATGGAGGCCACCAGAGCAATCAAACCGATACTCGGAGAGTACTACAGGTATGATGGCACAATATTTTACAAATCGCTGTGGAGTGCTATTAAAGAGTGTGTCTATGTCGAGGAAGATGAAAGCAAAGGGATTTATTGGTATAACAACAAGCCCTGAATTCTGATCCAGTGGCTTTATATCATAAGAAATATAGCTGTGTTGTTCAGACTTCAGATGTTGGTAAATAAGCTTATGCATATATGTAATAGTTTCATCGTATGTGATAGAATAAATATGGGCGGGATTGAATATATGACGGGGTTAGCGGATTTTGTAATCATCATTGAACAATGAAGAAGAATATGCGGTCCTTCAAGAATCGATACAAATTATGATCCCGCTCTTGCAGATATTTCCATTCCAACCAATGATGATGCTAAATAGTGTGGTTAAGGCTATATGTTGGGGAGTGTTGTTGTTTCGACTCTTGATCAGGCTCGAAATTTATGTAGAACATATAGTAGTTGTAAGCTGATATACTTTGTTGTCAAAGAAAATAATAGTGTGTTGTCTTTCTTCTCTTGTACACCTGCTCAGTAGAGTTGGCCAGACGAATCGAATTAGCGAATCAGCTTGATTCGATTCGTCTCGTCTTGCCTCGCGAGATGGAGGCGAGCCGTTCACGAGTTGGTTCAAGGATTCACCTGGAGCTCGTCTCGTCACGTCCGGCCACCTCGCGTCCTCGCGAGATGGAGGCGAGCCGTTCACGAGTTGGTTTCAGGCTTCGCCTGGAACTCGGCTCGTCACGTCTGGCCACCTCCAGTGCTATCTACTTTAAAATCTTATCATATGTCACTTCTTTTGAAAATGCTTGTCAACTTTTGTCTTACTCCCTCCTAAAAAACACttgtctattttttatttttgagcgATTAAATTGATCgatttgactgaaattttcatatatcatacgattataaaaaatttagaaaactttactagtaaaaatatatgtatagtttactttaaaatgtaatttcttttggatttcataaaaaataatttataaatttcagtcaaaatttgttCAATAGAGCAATGGTTTCTTAATTATTGTACAGAACAGTCATTGCCTCACTAAATTactcaaataaattaaattatgtattttCTACGAATAGAAATTCAAAGAAGCATAAGAATGGGTCCTAAATATCATATGGCTGATATACCAGATTCTTTAAATGACAATGACAAATGTTACGAAAAATCCAAAATGTTGAGAATTTTCAGAGAAATTAATTTCTTAAGGGTCACTTGAATGGGGCATGTTTCTTAAAATTGAAGATCATCCTTATGTTCATTTATGGTATAACATTATTGTGCTTTTTCAGTCACAAATGTCATTCTCGGTTATGTATTCGCCATATAATAGAGCCACTTATTTCTTATCCGAGTCTGTGAGAATTGCCAGTGAGTTCAGTAGTCCAGTAAAAAGCTTGAATTTTCAGTGCTTATTCAGTGCTTATTTCTTATCCGAGTCGGTGCCTATTCGGTGCTTGAATTTTCAGTCGGCtgataatattttcagagcaagaTTCCATTCTCCTTGAGGGTGACCTGCATTTAGCATGTAGGGTCTTACAACATTTTGTAGTGattatatattcataataaCTATTTCATGACACAATTGTCTTGTAATTTACCTTGCTTAATGTAAATAATTGAGTTTATTTATTTGCTCAGATGTTTCAGTGTGCCTATAAATACCTGCTGTTCAGTTATGCAATGAAACAACTGCAACATCACACAAGGTACATTCTGAGATTACCTCAGCTCTTATGTTGATACAGTTTTTTAAGTTCTGTTCTTTTGTCGAATGAACTGTGAGTACTTATTTTACTTGAATCTTTGCAGAGGAATGGATCAGAAGGCGGATTCGGATAAAAAACTATCAAGAGTTCCTGTCTCAAGACCTGAATTCACTATCAGTGACCTTAAGAAAGCTATACCTCCCCATTGCTTTAAGCGTTCTGCTTTTCGCTCTTTTTCATACCTTCTCTCTGATATCACTGTGTTCCTCTCTCTTTTCTACATTTTCACAACAATCATGGCACAACCTATGCATCGAATATACTTCTATATGACCTGCATTCTTTATTCAGTGATACAAGGGTGTGTCTTCTCACGGTTTTAGATCATAGGCCACGAATGTGGTCACAATGCTTTCAGTGAGTACAAATGGCTAGACGACACAGTTGGATTCACCCTGCACTCCTTCCTCCTGTTTCCTTCTCGTTTAAGTACAGTCACCATCGCCACCACACAAAAACCGGTTCTCTTGAACAAGACGAACTAGACATCCCTCTGCTCAAGTCCCAAGTTCCATCAATTCACAAGCACTTGACCACACATCCTGTACCAAGATTCTTGGTCATCACTCTGGTTTTAATCTTCGGTGTGCCTCTATACTTGCTTGTAAACTTCCGTGGTCGTGCTTATAATCAATTCGCCTCTCATTTCTATCGGTTTAGTCCAATGTTTTCACCTAACCAACGGGCTCAAATCTTACTTTCTAACACTGCATTACTCTCTATGCTCTATGGACTATACAAACTCCTTCTACTAAAAGGATTTGCATGGGTTGCTCTTGTTTACGGAGGACCACACCTGGTTCAGACTAGTATGCTTTTCATAGTGGCTTTACTTCACCATGCTCATCCTCTAGT
Protein-coding regions in this window:
- the LOC108204690 gene encoding delta(12) fatty acid desaturase FAD2-like, producing MKQLQQYIQREGKALQARAMDQMSDSDKKVSRVPVSRPEFTISDLKKAIPPHCFKRSAFRSFSYLLSDITVFFSLSYIFTTIMTQPMHQIYFYMTCIVYSVIQGCVFSRFWIIGHECGHSAFSEYKWLDDTVGFTLHSFLLFPYFSFKYSHHRHHTKTGSLEQDELDIPLLKSQVPSIHKHLTTHPVPRFLVITLVLIFGVPLYLLVNFRGRAYNQFASHFYPFSPMYSPNQRAQILLSDTALLAMLYGLYTLVSLKGFAWIALVYGGPHLVHTGMLFVVALLHHTHPLVPYYDSTEWDWLRGSLSTIDRNYGILDTIYYQATNTHVAHHLFTSIPHYHAMEATRAIKPILGEYYRYDGTIFYKSLWSAIKECVYVEEDESKGIYWYNNKP